A region from the Caldicellulosiruptor naganoensis genome encodes:
- the ilvB gene encoding biosynthetic-type acetolactate synthase large subunit, whose translation MKLTGAEIIIECLKEQGVKEVFGYPGGAALNIYDALYKHQNEIKHYLTSHEQHASHAADGYARASGKVGVVFTTSGPGATNIVTGIATAYMDSVPIIAITGQVPTNLLGKDSFQEVDITGITMPITKHNFIVKDVNVLADTIRRAFEIAQSGRPGPVLIDVCKDVTAAYAEYEKKEPKKIKKKVFATQEEIEKAIELINSSQRPFICSGGGVISSEASEELIQFAEKINAPVATTLMGVGGFPSTHPNYTGLVGMHGTRASNYAVSHCDLLIAVGARFSDRVISKVDRFAPNAKIIHIDIDPAEIDKNVSTDIALVGDVKQILKILVDNIEKKTNTEWIEMIYEWKKNYPLSYPNDGKLHPQYVVERISALTNNDAIITTEVGQNQIWAAQFYKYQRPRQFISSGGLGTMGYGFGAAIGAKIARPDKVVIDIAGDGSFRMNCGELATAVHYNIPVIVALLNNGVLGMVRQWQGLFYGKRFSQTTLDRPPDFVKLADAYGALGIRVTSPDEVDRAILKALESGRPTVIDFVIDKDEKALPIVPPGAPIDEIID comes from the coding sequence TTGAAGCTGACAGGCGCAGAGATTATTATTGAGTGTTTAAAAGAACAAGGGGTAAAAGAGGTATTTGGGTATCCGGGCGGTGCTGCCCTGAATATCTACGATGCGCTTTATAAACATCAAAATGAGATAAAACACTATTTGACATCGCACGAACAGCACGCCTCCCATGCAGCAGATGGGTATGCAAGAGCATCTGGCAAGGTTGGGGTTGTGTTTACAACCTCAGGCCCCGGTGCTACAAATATCGTCACAGGTATTGCAACAGCTTATATGGATTCTGTTCCAATTATAGCAATAACAGGCCAGGTGCCAACAAACTTGCTTGGCAAAGACTCGTTCCAAGAGGTTGATATAACAGGTATTACTATGCCAATTACAAAGCACAATTTTATTGTAAAAGATGTAAATGTTTTAGCCGATACCATTCGACGTGCATTTGAAATTGCGCAAAGTGGAAGACCAGGACCTGTTTTAATTGATGTTTGCAAGGATGTGACAGCAGCATATGCTGAATATGAGAAAAAAGAGCCAAAGAAAATTAAGAAAAAGGTTTTTGCAACACAAGAAGAGATAGAAAAGGCGATTGAGCTTATAAATTCAAGTCAAAGACCTTTTATCTGCTCTGGCGGAGGGGTTATTTCGTCAGAGGCATCAGAAGAGCTCATTCAATTTGCAGAAAAGATAAATGCACCTGTTGCCACAACTTTGATGGGTGTTGGTGGATTTCCATCAACTCATCCGAACTATACAGGGCTTGTTGGAATGCACGGCACACGCGCTTCTAACTATGCAGTGTCACACTGCGACCTTTTGATTGCTGTTGGTGCAAGGTTTTCAGATAGAGTAATCAGCAAGGTTGACAGATTTGCACCAAATGCAAAGATTATTCACATTGATATTGACCCTGCTGAGATTGACAAAAACGTCAGCACTGATATTGCGCTTGTTGGCGATGTGAAGCAGATATTAAAGATACTGGTTGATAATATTGAGAAAAAGACAAATACTGAATGGATAGAGATGATATATGAATGGAAGAAAAACTATCCTTTGAGCTATCCAAATGATGGCAAGCTTCATCCCCAGTATGTTGTTGAGAGAATTTCTGCTCTTACCAACAACGATGCAATAATCACAACAGAGGTTGGACAAAACCAGATTTGGGCAGCACAGTTTTACAAATACCAAAGGCCAAGACAGTTTATTTCTTCAGGTGGTCTTGGTACAATGGGTTATGGTTTTGGTGCAGCAATTGGAGCAAAGATAGCAAGACCAGACAAAGTAGTAATTGATATTGCAGGAGATGGAAGTTTTAGAATGAACTGTGGTGAGCTTGCAACAGCTGTTCACTACAATATACCTGTGATAGTTGCGCTGCTTAACAATGGCGTTTTAGGCATGGTTCGCCAGTGGCAGGGCCTTTTCTATGGAAAAAGATTTTCACAAACAACCCTTGACAGGCCACCGGATTTTGTAAAGCTTGCAGATGCATACGGTGCACTTGGCATAAGAGTTACATCGCCAGATGAGGTTGACAGGG